One region of Lathamus discolor isolate bLatDis1 chromosome 2, bLatDis1.hap1, whole genome shotgun sequence genomic DNA includes:
- the CHMP5 gene encoding charged multivesicular body protein 5: protein MNRFFGKAKPKAPPPSLTDCIGTVDSRAESIDKKIARLDAELVKYKDQMKKMREGPAKNTVKQKALRVLKQKRMYEQQRDNLSQQSFNMEQANYTIQALKDTKTTVDAMKLGVKEMKKAYKQVKIDQIEDIQDQLEDMMEEANEVQEALSRSYGTPEIDEDDLEAELDALGDELLADEDNSYLDEAASAPAIPEVTPTDTKNKDGVLVDEFGLPKIPAT, encoded by the exons ATGAACCGCTTCTTCGGCAAAGCGAAGCCGAAGGCGCCTCCGCCCAGCCTCACCGACTGCATCGGCACG GTGGATAGCAGAGCTGAGTCAATTGACAAGAAAATTGCTAGGCTTGACGCAGAACTTGTGAAGTATAAGGATCAAATGAAGAAGATGAGAGAGGGGCCTGCAAAG aacACAGTAAAGCAGAAAGCATTGAGAGTGTTAAAGCAGAAGCGAAT GTATGAACAACAGAGGGATAATCTATCACAGCAGTCTTTTAATATGGAACAAGCTAATTACACTATTCAAGCACTGAAGGATACAAAGACAACG GTTGATGCAATGAAACTGGGggtgaaagaaatgaagaaagctTACAAGCAAGTCAAAATAGATCAAATTGAG GACATACAAGATCAGTTGGAAGACATGATGGAAGAAGCCAATGAAGTCCAGGAGGCGCTGAGCCGTAGCTATGGAACACCAGAGATTGATGAGGATGACTTGGAAGCAG AACTGGATGCTTTGGGTGATGAGCTTCTAGCCGATGAAGACAATTCCTACTTAGATGAAGCCGCGTCTGCTCCAGCCATCCCAGAGGTCACTCCTACTGacacaaaaaacaaa gaTGGCGTACTGGTGGATGAATTTGGGTTGCCGAAGATCCCTGCGACATAA